The genomic window TGCTGACCAAGGTGCAGGCCAACCGCCTCGCCAGCGTGGCGCACGACGGCCTCGCGCGCACCATCAACCCGGTGCACACCATGAGCGACGGCGACACGCTGTTTGCGCTGGCCACCGGCCGTGTTCCGCTCGAAGGCCCCGGCGCCGAATCCAGGCCCGGCATGACCGTGCTCGGCACCATGGCGGCCGAAGCGGTGGCCCGCGCCACCTTGCGCGCGGTGCTGGCGGCACGCGCCGTCACGGTCGGCGAATTGCATGTTCCCTGCGCGGGCGACCTCGCAGCAACGAAAGGTTGAACTCCTCATGGCCATGCCCAAGACGCTGAAGCTGATCCTGCTGTCGATACGCGACCTCATCGCCTCGGCCGGTCCTGTCGTGTTCCTTGTGATTGGCGTGCTGATTGCCGCCTACTGGTGGCTGCAGCCGCAGCCGCCCAAGCACGTGACGCTGGCCACCGGCCCCACCGGCAGCGCCTACGCGCAGTTCGGCAAGCGCTATGCAGAAGTGCTCAAGAGCAGCGGCATCGAGGTGGAGCTCAAGGCCACCACGGGATCGACCGAGAACCTGCAGCTGCTGCGAACCGGCGGCGCCGACGTGGGCTTTGTGCGCGGCGGCAGCGCCGACCCGGTGGCCGACGAGGAAGCCGGCCTCACCTCCCTCGGCAGCCTGTTCTTCGAACCGATATGGCTCTTCTATCGCGCCGACACCGCGCAGAAGATCGACCGCAAGACGGCCACCCTGACCTCTCTCACGCAGCTGCGCGGCTTGCGCGTGAACGTCGACATGCCGGGCAGCGGCCTGCCCGAGATCATGGACAGGCTCTTCAAGGCCAACCACCTGGAGCCCGACGCGCTGCAGCTCTCGAACCTCGAGCAGGCGGCCGCGGCCGAAGCGCTGCAGGCCGGCCTGCTCGATGCCATCGTGCTGGCTTCGGCGCCGCAGTCGCCGCAGGTGCAGCGCCTGCTGCGCGCACCCGACATCAAGCTGATGGACTTCGGCCAGGCCGACGCCTATTCGCGGCGCTTTCCCTTTCTTTCGGCAGTGACGCTGCCGCGCGGCGTGGTCGACCTGTCGAAAGACCTGCCGCCCTCGGACGTCACGCTGCTCGCGGCCACCACCTCGATGCTGTCGCGGGACGAAACGCATTCGGCCCTGCGGCAGCTCTTCGCGCAGGCCGCACAAGGCCTGCACAGCGATGCCGGCTGGTTCAACCGCGCGCGCGACTTTCCGAACACGCGCACCAGCGAACTGCCGGTGAGCCCCGAGGGCGACCGCGCCATCAACGGCACGCCGCCGTTCTGGCAGCGCTACCTTCCGTTCTGGGCCAGCAACCTGATCGAGCGCATGTGGCTGGTGCTCGGCGGCCTGCTGGTGCTGATGCTGCCGTTGAGCCGAGTGGTGCCGCCGCTCTACCAGTTCCGCGTGCGGCGCCGTGTGTTCCGCTGGTATGCGCGGCTGCGCGACATCGAAGCCAAGAT from Variovorax paradoxus includes these protein-coding regions:
- a CDS encoding TAXI family TRAP transporter solute-binding subunit; this translates as MAMPKTLKLILLSIRDLIASAGPVVFLVIGVLIAAYWWLQPQPPKHVTLATGPTGSAYAQFGKRYAEVLKSSGIEVELKATTGSTENLQLLRTGGADVGFVRGGSADPVADEEAGLTSLGSLFFEPIWLFYRADTAQKIDRKTATLTSLTQLRGLRVNVDMPGSGLPEIMDRLFKANHLEPDALQLSNLEQAAAAEALQAGLLDAIVLASAPQSPQVQRLLRAPDIKLMDFGQADAYSRRFPFLSAVTLPRGVVDLSKDLPPSDVTLLAATTSMLSRDETHSALRQLFAQAAQGLHSDAGWFNRARDFPNTRTSELPVSPEGDRAINGTPPFWQRYLPFWASNLIERMWLVLGGLLVLMLPLSRVVPPLYQFRVRRRVFRWYARLRDIEAKIDAQQGGREELLSELEELDRVVNKVAVPLSYADELYALRNNIHAVQKRVQLRWPQPGDFAPRTPPPKAPAAETSTAREAARQ